CCAGAATAATTTCTTTTAATTAGTACTATTCTGGTCATACATAATATGCATTTCACTAGTTCATACTAAATCATACAATGCACATATGTACCAAATTCATCTCCGCCTACCTATATATATTTAGACACCCATGACACCTGCAACCTGCTCCATCGTAAACGTTAGCACCGACATCCTTGATTGATTCATCTCAGAGCTGCAAAACTACATCCATCGAAACCATCGGCAACATGAGGACCTccatccgcctcctcctcctcgccattGTCACCATCGTCGCCGTGGTTTATCCCGTTACCACGTCCGCTCAGCAGCCTTGGCAGAAGATCGACGGAGAGGAAATCGACAGACCGTTCTACCAGAACCTCGGCGGGTGGGCAGTGACGGAGCACGTCAAGCAGGCGCACGACGGGCTCAAGTTCAACAAGGTGTTTAGCGGCGAGAGGCAGGATTTGTCAACAAGCGTGAAGTATCACTTTGTCATCATTGCATTGAACGGAGACGGCAAGACCGGTAGGTATGATGCGGAGTTGATCGAAGGCAACCCACGCAAGCTCATCTCCTTCGCCCTAGCAAACTAAAGCTGGATACCACTCTGGATGTATATTTTGCATGCAATAAACTAGGCCCAAGGATGGCAGTTATGTCCTTTcgattaaaataaataatacaAAAAATGTTTGAACTTCAAAATAAGCATTTGGTCTACACTTGAATTTCAAAATGGAGAAAATTTGTGTTCATACATTGAACTGCTTGACACAAATGTATTATACTACATGATGAAACATATTTTCCACTCCTTTTTAACACAAATAAATTGTACTTTCTTATTGTATTGTTGTGTAACTAAATTATGTGAAGTGACATCGTTACGTAGAACAATTCATGCTCTTGTTATGTTTTTTGTGAACTTTCATATATCATAGGGTCGTGCAGCATAGCAAGTATAACTCACTCAACTCTAGAAAATCCTAGCTCCGCCACTGAAATTCGGCAGTTGTGTCACATTGGCGATTGAATCGACCGTCATCGTCACGAAGAAGAGTGACCTCCTAAAATCTGCCGGCGTCACACCCCCGAAGAGCACGCTAAAACTAGTCAGATGATTTAGGATTTGTTTGGCACTAGTGTTTTTCTATTGTTTTTATAGTTTTATCTccctcaaataaaaaaaaacacttaaCCCAAATGAGCTGTTTGGCAGGCAGGGATTCCAGGAGATTATTCTTACGTTTCACTATAAAACACCTCCGTTTTGTATCAATCAAAAACACTTCTCGTACGAGTGTTTTTGAGGAAGGGGATTTTGAGAGTTTTAGAGCTTGTTGGTTGCTTAGGGAAAAAAACCTGGACAAGAAACCCAAGGGGGGATTTTGAGGTGCAGAGAGGATACCCGTCTCCCACAGGTTAGATACCCTGTTGACATTTGGCAGTCACCGAAGGAGCCAATGGATCCAATGCATGTGCACACGAATGGATCACAAAAAATGTCACATGTACTGGTTGAGGTGGAGAGGATGACGGATTCACTTTGCAAAGACATTACCTCTTGAAGCTCAAAGATTACTATTTTCTGCATTTTCCCGCTGGATGTATTCCTAACGTCACATGTTGCCTAATTTAATTGAATCAgcaatttgttttatttgctatatctaagttggCTGATTTTTACTTAGACATGAGTTAGATTCCCCAGCCATTGGATATAATTTGTATTTTAAGATTCGAAACGGATGATGAAAAAAGATGGATAAAATGAGATCTAAATACTATCCAATGGTTTTGATTCGTCAACTTAGATTCAATCATTTTCGCCTAAAAATCAGGCAATTAAGATATAACTACCCGTTAGTATTGGTTTGATATGAACGGAACAAGAAGATAGCTCGTTGTATAacttttagaagaaaaaaatgttgcagAGAGCAAAAGTTGAAGGTGTGTCTTCTCTAGCACGAACCTGTACTTTGCTGTCCAACTAGAGCGTTGTgggtttttttgtttttgactgCTAATAAGCGTTGTGTTTAGGTTTATATATCCAGGTTATTTTATCAAGATGATATGGCATGTGCCAACGATCTAAACCCAGCTAGAGCGATAACACGAGAGCTAGCAGTGTCGTCGAAacgtagcagcagcagttcaACCCCGTCTCCAAGTTTGGCAGCAGCGAGTTTGCGTTGGATTTAATTTACGGCAGCGCCTCCATCGGGGATTTGAAACCTGTGTCCGAGTTCGCCAAGGGATCCTTGTATTAGCAAGTGCAAGTGTGCAACTCCAAATCTTGCTTAGATTCGGCTTCGAATACGGAAACAGGCTACCATGATTCGGAACCTCGTTGGACTTacggcagcgccgcctccatcgGAGACTTGAAACCGTGTCCGAGTTCACCCCGGGGATCGACGTACTAGCTCCGtcgacgccgccaccgcctctcGTCCTGTTTATATCGCGGAATGTGCACGCAGATCCTCTGTTCATCAATTCATCCTCCTGATCCCCTCCTCGATCTCGAGCGAGAGCGATGGCGTCCTGCAGCAAGCGACCTGCACCTGCTGCCGCCGACGACGAAACCTGCTGCAAGAGGCGGCGCTTCCGCATCGGCAGCACCGCCGACTACGAGGAGACGggctgccccggcaagggcggCTTTGGCGCCGTCATCAAGGCGCGCCACCGCGTCACCGGCGAGACCGTGGCCATCAAGTTCCCCCTCCCTCCCGACGAGATCGACGGGGAACCCGCCGACGTTCTGCGCGAGGCCCGCTTCCTGGAGGCAGCTTGCCACGGGAACCCTCACGTCGTCGCCTCCCATGGCCTCCTGCGCGACACTCCCACCAGCAGCCTCTGCCTCGCCATGGAGTTCGTCGGCGGCCCGAGCCTCCACGCTTTCCTGCTCAAGAGGCGCGGTGGCCCGCCGCTCCTGGAGTCCTTCGTGCGGTCCTTGATGCTGCAGCTCCTGACCGGCGCCGACAAGATGCACAAGCGCGGCATCGTCCACCGCGACATCAAGCCGGAGAACGtcctcctcggggacgacggCAGGATCGCCAAGATCTGCGACCTCGGGCTGGCCATGTCCTTGAAGACCGAGCCGCCGTACACCGAGGCCGGCACGCTGCCGTCCATGGCGCCCGAGATGCTGCTGGGGAAGCCGGACTACGACGCGCGAGTGGACACGTGGTCGCTGGGGTGCGTCATGGCGGAGCTCATCACCGGCGAGACTCTGTTCGGCGACGGCAGGGACGAGGACGGGCAGCTGCTGGACATTTTCCGCGTGCTGGGGTTGCCGGACGAGAAGACGTGGCCGGGGTTCACGTCCCTGCCGCACGCCGAGATGCCGCAGCTTCTGTTCCGactcgaagaagaagaagaagggcggcAGCACAGGACAGGGCTGGGGCAGCTGTTCACGCAAGAGATGCTGTCCGAGGACGGGTTCCAGGTCCTGGAAGGCCTTCTTGCTTGCAACCCCGACGAGCGCCTCACGGCGGCCGCAGCGCTCGAGCTCCCATGGTTCGCGCCTCCTGTAGTGCAGCCGATCGAGATCATCCCGCCGGCGACaccggcgaagaagaagaacgtgCTGCGGATCAAGAAGCCGGCAACCATCCCACAGCCACGGACGgcaatcaagaagaagaatgtgCTGCGAATTCCCCTGGCGATGTGGAAGAAGGGCCAGTCGGTGTAATTCTTCCAACTGTAGAACATAGTGCATGTAGAATTGCAGAGCTGTTCCAGATTTTGAACATTGTAATGTTAGGTTGGATAAGTATCTTCTTCACAATGTAAATGCTAGCAGAAGATGTCCTTCGTCGAATTGTACTGCTGTAAATTGTTCTTACTTAATACGAGTATATATGTGGAGATATTCACtttttctattacatataCTGTATGTTCTTTGTGCAGTTAACAAGTACCATGGATAAAGGGGGGAATTTGTTAGATTGGAGATGTTATTAATTGTTACTTTCTGTCATAAAAAATTATATCTTCGTTGCAATTAATCAAACAGAACATGAAAGTAGAACTTGAAGTAGTACATGATATACAGCCTACGTAGTCAAGTCCAAGCTGTAAACCTGTAACAGCAGGGGGTGACAGGGTGAATGCCCGGAGAAGGCTTCTATATAAATGGTGGTTCTTCCATGCATCTCCTCCATAGAATCGCTCCTGATTGCCATTGCAGGGCGGCGTCTGCGTCGACATTGACTTCCttgcatatttattttgagCACTCAACAAGTATAGTGGCTAAAAGGGAAAAATGGTGAAATTGGGGCTGGTTGGTTAGTGTTACTCGTTGTTATGGAATTAACTTTATGGAATGAAGAGAACATATAATTAAGAAATGTTGAAAATATATTCACAATCCACAATAGGTTTAATATCCTCATTCCTTACTCAGGGAGAAGCACAAAAAAGGTCAAAACAGTAGTACTACAAAATAATCATAAAAGAAATGGATTCTGAATTTCCAAATGTTACGGTCTTAAGTTATTCATAAGATGTATTGGCAGCACGGTATAAGCATCATTTCAAGCTATAACTGAACACCAACAAGGATCTGAACTGAAAACTGTCAACAGTACGTGCAGTCCTGAGAGACATGTTAGCATAGCTTGAACTGATTATATCATGAGGTAGTTAATCATGCATTCACATACCTTGATGGCTTGACCTCAGTGACATTGTCGTTACATGTGTGGTGATTTAGTTTTATACTACAGTCAAATAGGCAGGAGCAGTAGCAATTTTTGGTCAGAGCAAACTGTGGCATCAGAGATTCGACCAATCATACTCTGTGAATTGGTAGCAGCTGCCCCAATCCTCTATTTGCTTTTCTGATACAAGTGACATTGTATCTTCCTTGTTTCTACTAGATTCCGGGACTAAGCAAAAAGAGGTGGTGATGAGGCTGGAACATCTGTAAACAAGAAAGGGGATGATGAGAAAGTGGCcctggaggaagaaggatgAGCTTTAGAGAGTGTGAAGAGGCAGATTCAGGCTGTATTTGTAATTTGTTTCCCTTTGGGGATTACAATAGAGCTACATCCCATTAATCAGAAGAATATTTGTGAAAGAAAGAAGCATCACAATCTCGGCCATTTCAGGCCCTTCTTTTAACAAATGAAAGAGATACAGCTGTTAGTCAGTCTTTTGTGAATGTATTTTGTGAGAGAAATCACAGATTAGAAATAGTATCTCCATGCATCAGCAGTTTGTGACGTCGGAAACCAAGAGTTGGAACCGTTCTGTGTTGGCCGTCGATCCTGGGATACAGTGTTTGTTGGCCGTCGACACGGTGAGGGTGTGCATTTCGTGCATTTCTTGACGAAATTTATGCTTCATTCATGTGGGCTTTCTTTTAACTAATCCACAATTTATTAAGTattctttttttggaaataGTCAACCAGAAATCCAGGCATGACTCTGAGAATAGCTTACAGACATACTCCAATTTTCTGAGAAATAGCTCAAGAATTAGAAATGACGGTAATACCCTTGGAGAAATGGGAAATGATAAGACCAACAATTAAACTCCGAACGACCCAAGTACGCCGCACTTCCCCAATCCCCACCCCACGGGCCGCGGCGGGGATCCCCGCCGAGATCACGAGgcatggcgatggcggcgctccCGGACGAGCTCATCGACGAGATCCTCTTCCGCCTCCGTCCGATGACCCCTGGTGCTTCTCAAGCGCCTCCCTCGTCTGCAAGCTCTGGCGCGGCCTCATCTCCCACCccaccttcctcctccgccgcctgcgcgCGCTCCGCCGTGCAACCCCAATGCTGCTGGGGTTCCTCCTCGATAAGGACGGGGACTCGGTCGACGAGGACGccctcgccttcttccccaccTCCGCCTTCTCCCCCCAGTCCCCGACCGCCGCTCCTGGTCGCCGCGCGActgccgccacggccgcgtcCTCTTCTGCTCCACGAGCCATGACGCCAGGGGGAGTTCCTTGTCTGGGAGCCCCTCACGGGCATGGAATGGGTCGTGCCGGTGCCTGCGGAGTACGAGCACCGCTACTCCAACTCGGCCGTGGTCTGCGCGGCCGACGGGTGCGACCACCGCGACTGCCACGGAGGTCCCTTCCGCGTGGTCGTCCTATTTCCCGAGAGGGACGGCGACGAGCCGATCACATGGGCGTGCGTCTACTCCTCGGAGACTGGCGCGTGGGTTGAGCTCACCTCCCTCCACCGCATCTGCTCCGACTCCGCTTGGTCCAGTGTGCTGGTAGGGAGCTCTACACTCTACTTCCTCACCGAAGTCGGATGCATCCTCGAGTACGACATGTCCACACACAGCCTAACTATGATCGACCCACCTCATGCGCACCACCCGGGTTACCTAAGCAATAATATAATGATCCTCATGGTGGCGGAGAACGGTGGACTGGGAATGGCCGAAGACGACAATTGGGTTCTCAACCTTTGGTCAATGGAGGTGACTAAGATGAGTGACGACGGTCATGAAAAATGGGTGTGGGTGTTGCGCCGGAAGATCTACAGCCTTGGCCGTTTGCTCCCAGACCGGATCATAATGGGACCAATCGGATTCGCTGAGGAAGCGAATACCATTTTTATGAGCACCACTGCTGGCATCTTTGTAATCGATCTCCAGTCAGACCGGGTGAAGAAGGTGTGCGACCATGAATTCTCCTGCAACATTTTGGTTCCAATCGTCAGCTTAGGCCATGCACTCCCGACACCTCGACGCGAGTACCACTACCCACCGTTGCCCAACTAtaatgaggaggaggagaaggaggtggtggtggcggaaACACTAGAGCAGGCGCATGAGCTCTTCTTAAAGGGGCGCAAGGCCATCAGGCAGCGGGATTTTGTCAACGCTATTGACTGCCTCAGCCACGCCCTCGAGATCAGGTTAGAGCTCTTCTCCTGAACGCCACTCCTAGCCCAGCCACGGTCAAGTGTGTGTGGatggattattttttttgagtcATCATGAGGTCGCCGATAATGGATGGTTAATGATGTTGTCACGGGGATGTCCTCATTTGAGAAGACCTTTGCATTTCGAGCCTTCCAAATGCGCCAAACAATGATGAAAAAACAGAGGGATAGGAATCCATGGGGATGTTATCGCCACAGAATGGCGTGCAGATTAAGTGTTAAAGTTGTTTCCCACAGAAATCCAAAGAGAGAAGCTTAGATAGGCAATTCGATCTTTGCCAGAGTAATAGGGCGAACGTGCATCGGATGAAAAGGTGGCGCCAGTCTTCCATCTGAGCATCGCATCAAGTTCAGTGCGTGGATAAATTACGGGCAAATAGAATGCTTCTAACTAgttcaatgatttttttttaacgttAACTGCGTTTTCATTTCTCCTTTGTTGCTTTGAGCCTCGGACTTTTGAAGTCTGGGACATGAGTTTGGTAGGGTTGAGATGCCCTAGGGTGGTGTTACCAAACATTTACCATGTTAGGTTTCTTGTGTTTATTGGCGCCAGCGAGCGCTATGAAGTTTATTGGTTTGTGAGGGATTAATTAATGAGCCCAGTTCGCCCTAGTGTTACTTGATAAAAAAACTCTTGTTATGGTGTCTGAAAAGCCAAGAGCATCAAATCAAATGCAATTAGTACACGGTTAGGTGTCGTCCTGTTTAATTATGAAATTCATCGAGGCCTCTCCAATACTGTATAGTACTTGCAAATATTTTATGTCAGTGCAGTTTATTAATTGGAGTATATGCTATAGCACCACTGTACTTCACAATCTGTGAAGCAGTTATGAGAGTTTGTTATGAAAGGCGTTAAACATTGGACATAGTTACTAGTTTGAgccatatactccctccgtcccatattaagtgacataatattacatgtatctagacgctttttgggtatagatacatccatatttggacaaatttgagtcacttaatatgggatggagggagtatatgtcaGCGAAATGGTCGGTAGAACGATTGGGTGGTTAGTTCTGATTATTCATTACATTTCCTTTCATGTACATGCACTTAAGTTCTAACTTTACCAAATATACAATGACAAAGTTATGTTTTCGTGGTCACCTAGGGCTGCACATTATGGTGAACATGCTCCGCAGTGTCTTACCACGTATGTCATATATGGATGTGCCTTGCTACACAAAGCTTGGGAAGAGTCGGCGAAGCGTACAACCAGCAAAACTTTTGCTGGAAACTCAAAGACCTCTGACGGCGATGTTGACGGTGCCCCATCTTTGGAGGAAGGtgatactgaagaaggtatATCTTTATTCCTTTACCTGTGAAATGAGAtctaaataattaaaaatattcTGCAGATTACAAGCTGCTCATAAGTCATACCTGCTCATACCTGCTAAGGTGTATACATAATAAACTGCTAAACAGTAACGCACTTCTGCATTTGCAAAGCAATAGTCTCCTTTGAAACTTCGAAATGTTTATTGTTTGGACTTATTCCTTGAATTCTTACCATCATTCGATAAGGGGGCGTTCTAATCAAGTGGTTTTGTTAATTTTCTTAACATGCATTTCATTTTTAATTTATAACAGATAATGTCGCAGAAAGGAGTAAAAGTGTTTTTCAGCCATATTTTGAGGGAGTGGCATATGTCAGCTATTTGCTATCTAGGTTATATATTTATTGTTGCCTTTCTTATATCTACACTCAAAATGGTCGAATGGCAATGCCAAAATAAATAGATAACGATCTACAATGCCCTGGTTTCATTCGATTCCTTACAACATAGAAGTTCCTCTTTTAATGATTATGCATTACAAAAGCTGTCCAATAATGTGACTATGTGAATATTTTATTGCCTTACATTTCCTATCAGAATTCTAACTAATTTGCCTTCAAAAAAAGAATTCTAACTAATTTGCTTTTAGATGCACCAATACTAATGATGATCGTATGATACTGATTAAATTGGTTCATTTAAATATGCATTTGTATGCATCTTATTGCTTTCAGCGTCTTTTTGCTGTTTCTCTTTTCATGAATAGTCCAACATTACAATAGTTGATGTTATgtgctttctttcttctttgataCATACTGACACAGTCATTGATTAGGGCAAAACTCAAATGTCATAGCTCAGGAAGATAGGAAAGGTTATGGTGACAAGGCTCATGGTGAGATGGCAGGTGATGAAGAGGATTCTGATTTGAACCTGGCCTGGAAAATGTTGAATATTGCAAAAACAATAGTTGAGAAGATCCGAGGCAACATTATGGGGCGTAGCGTCTCTGCTCCGGGAAAAAGTGCATCTGCTGCTGAAAGAAGCTCAAAATCCATTCAAGAATATGAGATACTGCTTACTCGCTTATTGGCTAAACTTGAGAAGAAGGTAAATAAACTGATTTTATTAATGGCGTCAACTTTGTTTTCCTAATAAACCTAGTGATGTACGCATGAACAATGAAAAGATTTTTCCATGCTTATATGGAACAATGACATTTCTGAATTGTTTTGATTCAGCTTGAAGACGTGGAGCAAGCAATGTCAACCCCAAGTTGTGCCGCAGTTGAGATTATGAAGAGGGTTGCCCCACAGGCAGAGCAGAATGTTGACAGTGCTGTGTCAAGGGCTGCATCATTGACTTCTTCACATATGGCCGGATTAAACAACAGCTTTGACTCCCCAGTCATGCCTACATCTTCAACAACAGAAAGTGCTGGGAGTAGTGTAACTGACCTAGGCGCTGTAGGCAGAGGCATCAAACGAGCTAATGTTGAGCCATCCTGTGCTGAACCTTCTCGGAAGAgacttgcagttgcagcagATGATTCACCATGATAGCAGCTAGATAAAAGTTGTGAGATTGCAAAAAATATATGCCTGGAACTTCGAATGAAGATGTTCCAACTCCCATTTTCTGTTCCTCCATATTCGTCTGCTGATACGGTACATAAAACTTGCTGCAACTCAGTGTTTGTCGTTGGTAGAACCTGCACAATGACGTTGCTTGTTTCTTTCAAAAACATTGTTTGTTTTGGTCCAAGTGCGAAGTTTGATCTCGTTGTATGTCCTGAGTcgatacaaatccacgtcacttattttgggacggagggagtactatatatttCAGGTTTCTGAACTACTTGTACATTGGTTCCTTCTACTTATCAGGTTTGATTTGTGTACTCCTATGTTCATAATGAGTAAAGATACTATAAATTTCCCATGATGATATATGTAGATGATCAAATGAAGACTTCCTCCGATGGATTTGTTGTGACACTGCTGCATGCGTCTTCTAGACTGTCTCAGTGTTGCCAGTCCAGATTCATGCGAACTCAGTGAAGTAGAAATACATCAGTGATCGATGCAGTACTGACCTTTAATGTGTGCTTTGTAATCAGTCCATATTCTTACAGTGTGTGTTTATTCTGTTACTGTAGTCCTCTGTTCTGGACTCTGTTGTGTAGGTCATGAACATGCCAAGTTTCTGACAGAGAGAAAGATAAATCATGGCAGTTACAGTGCTGGTAATAAGCGCAGATGTTTACAGTGCTGATCCAcgcgggcagcggcggcgtagCAGCATCGGGATGCAAGAGAAGGTGACGGATGCACCGCCATAGCTGCTGGAGTCCGACCGAGATCGAATCGGGGTCGACTTCCTTTCCAATTTTCCATAATTCCAGTGCGACGCCAGGAAACGGAAACGCAAGGcgcaagcaaaaaaaaaactaactacCGCGTTACATTGACGGCAGCAGCTCGCTTTCAAATCCGTAATGTACATGTACCCTTGCTTGCTTCTTTCTGCCCATCAATCCCTCCCTCTACATATGCGCCCAAGCTAGGGTTCATCTCAGTTCATCACCTCATCGAGACAACGGTCCCCCCCTCCACCGTCGTCTCTACTCTCCTCCATCCAGAACCACCTCGCCAATTCGCCATGGCCCTCTGCAAGCGACCtgccgccgacctcgacggcgtCCAAGGAGGATCAGCTACCAGCTGCTGCAAGAGGCGACGCCTCCGCATTGGCAGCACCGCCGACTACGACAAGATGTGCTGCCTCGGCGAGGGCAGCTTCGGCTTCGTCTTCAAGGCGCGCCACCGCGCCACGGGCAAGATCCTCGCCATCAAGGTACTCCGCTCTCGCGACGTGATCAACGGGGAgcctgccgtcgccgccgccaacgagCTTCTGCACGAGGCCCGCTTCCTGGAGGCAGCCAGCGCCGGAAACCGGTACGTCGTCGCTTCTCACGGCCTCGTGCGCGACCTTCCGACCAAGAACCTCTGCCTCGCTATGGAGTACGTCGGGCCAAGCCTCCACGCGTTCCTGCACCAGAGCCCGCGGCTCCCGGAGTCCACGGTCCGGTCCTTCATGTGGCAGCTCCTGAGCGGCGCCGAGAAGATGCACGAGCGCGGCATCGTCCACCGCGACATCAAGCCGGCAAACATCCTCGTCGGGGAAGACGGAAAGATAGTCAAGATGTGCGATCTTGGGCTCGCCATGTCCCTCACGACCCAGCCGCTGTACACCGAGGCCGGCACGCTTCCC
This is a stretch of genomic DNA from Brachypodium distachyon strain Bd21 chromosome 1, Brachypodium_distachyon_v3.0, whole genome shotgun sequence. It encodes these proteins:
- the LOC104582390 gene encoding cysteine proteinase inhibitor 8 codes for the protein MRTSIRLLLLAIVTIVAVVYPVTTSAQQPWQKIDGEEIDRPFYQNLGGWAVTEHVKQAHDGLKFNKVFSGERQDLSTSVKYHFVIIALNGDGKTGRYDAELIEGNPRKLISFALAN
- the LOC100821679 gene encoding putative cyclin-dependent kinase F-2 — encoded protein: MASCSKRPAPAAADDETCCKRRRFRIGSTADYEETGCPGKGGFGAVIKARHRVTGETVAIKFPLPPDEIDGEPADVLREARFLEAACHGNPHVVASHGLLRDTPTSSLCLAMEFVGGPSLHAFLLKRRGGPPLLESFVRSLMLQLLTGADKMHKRGIVHRDIKPENVLLGDDGRIAKICDLGLAMSLKTEPPYTEAGTLPSMAPEMLLGKPDYDARVDTWSLGCVMAELITGETLFGDGRDEDGQLLDIFRVLGLPDEKTWPGFTSLPHAEMPQLLFRLEEEEEGRQHRTGLGQLFTQEMLSEDGFQVLEGLLACNPDERLTAAAALELPWFAPPVVQPIEIIPPATPAKKKNVLRIKKPATIPQPRTAIKKKNVLRIPLAMWKKGQSV
- the LOC100821997 gene encoding uncharacterized protein LOC100821997, with the protein product MEWVVPVPAEYEHRYSNSAVVCAADGCDHRDCHGGPFRVVVLFPERDGDEPITWACVYSSETGAWVELTSLHRICSDSAWSSVLVGSSTLYFLTEVGCILEYDMSTHSLTMIDPPHAHHPGYLSNNIMILMVAENGGLGMAEDDNWVLNLWSMEVTKMSDDGHEKWVWVLRRKIYSLGRLLPDRIIMGPIGFAEEANTIFMSTTAGIFVIDLQSDRVKKVCDHEFSCNILVPIVSLGHALPTPRREYHYPPLPNYNEEEEKEVVVAETLEQAHELFLKGRKAIRQRDFVNAIDCLSHALEIRAAHYGEHAPQCLTTYVIYGCALLHKAWEESAKRTTSKTFAGNSKTSDGDVDGAPSLEEGDTEEGQNSNVIAQEDRKGYGDKAHGEMAGDEEDSDLNLAWKMLNIAKTIVEKIRGNIMGRSVSAPGKSASAAERSSKSIQEYEILLTRLLAKLEKKLEDVEQAMSTPSCAAVEIMKRVAPQAEQNVDSAVSRAASLTSSHMAGLNNSFDSPVMPTSSTTESAGSSVTDLGAVGRGIKRANVEPSCAEPSRKRLAVAADDSP
- the LOC100822614 gene encoding LOW QUALITY PROTEIN: putative cyclin-dependent kinase F-2 (The sequence of the model RefSeq protein was modified relative to this genomic sequence to represent the inferred CDS: substituted 1 base at 1 genomic stop codon), which encodes MALCKRPAADLDGVQGGSATSCCKRRRLRIGSTADYDKMCCLGEGSFGFVFKARHRATGKILAIKVLRSRDVINGEPAVAAANELLHEARFLEAASAGNRYVVASHGLVRDLPTKNLCLAMEYVGPSLHAFLHQSPRLPESTVRSFMWQLLSGAEKMHERGIVHRDIKPANILVGEDGKIVKMCDLGLAMSLTTQPLYTEAGTLPYMAPEMLLGKPDYDARVDTWSLGCVMAELITGETLFKEGRDETGQLLDIFRVLGSLDEKTWPEFASLPRAAMAQLLLQLEEREGRQHKKNLDDFFSEEMLSDEGFQVLEGLLTCNPDKRLTAAAALKLPWFANXIDATSPVTSIVKT